In Prunus dulcis chromosome 2, ALMONDv2, whole genome shotgun sequence, a single genomic region encodes these proteins:
- the LOC117618965 gene encoding 4-coumarate--CoA ligase 2-like, translating into MISIASNNSVETQKPAEISSPNLISDIHPTSSQQNQVPDNNIHSPTTAAAATTTSNTTNHVFKSKLPDIPIPDHLPLHTYCFQKLSEFSDRPCLIVGSTGKSYSFSDTYLISQKTGAGLSNLGIKKGDVIMILLQNCAEFVFAFMGASMIGAVTTTANPFYTAAEIFKQFKASNAKLIITHSQFVDKLREAPADGSAPYQNNYPKLGEHFKVVTVDDPPENCLHFSVISEANETELPEVVIDPEDPVALPFSSGTTGLPKGVILTHKSLITSVAQQVDGENPNLYLKEDDVVLCVLPLFHIYSLNSVMLCSLRAGAAVLVMHKFEIGTLLELIQRYRVSVAAVVPPLVIALAKNPMVAQFDLSSIRVVLSGAAPLGKELEEALKSRVPQAVLGQGYGMTEAGPVLSMCLAFAKEPLPTKSGSCGTVVRNAELKVIDAETGCSLGYNQPGEICIRGSQIMKGYLNDAEATATTVDKEGWLHTGDVGYVDDDEEVFIVDRVKELIKFKGFQVPPAELESLLVSHPSIADAAVVPQKDEAAGEVPVAFVVRSNGLQLTEEAVKEFIAKQVVFYKRLHKVYFVHAIPKSPSGKILRKDLRAKLATPTPLA; encoded by the exons ATGATATCCATTGCCTCTAATAATTCCGTTGAAACCCAAAAGCCTGCTGAAATCTCTTCCCCCAATCTCATTTCTGACATTCATCCTACCTCTTCACAACAAAACCAAGTCCCTGATAATAATATTCATTCCCCAACAACAGCCGCCGCCGCCACTACCACCAGCAACACCACCAACCATGTCTTCAAGTCAAAATTACCAGACATACCCATCCCCGACCACCTCCCTCTCCACACCTACTGCTTTCAAAAACTCTCCGAATTCTCCGACAGACCCTGCTTGATCGTCGGCTCCACCGGAAAATCCTACTCTTTCTCCGATACCTATCTCATTTCTCAGAAGACCGGAGCCGGCCTCTCCAACCTCGGCATCAAGAAAGGCGATGTCATCATGATCCTTCTCCAAAACTGCGCCGAGTTCGTCTTCGCCTTCATGGGCGCTTCCATGATCGGCGCCGTCACCACCACTGCCAACCCCTTCTACACCGCCGCCGAGATTTTCAAGCAGTTCAAGGCTTCCAATGCCAAGCTCATCATCACTCACTCCCAGTTCGTCGACAAGCTTCGAGAAGCTCCTGCCGACGGCTCCGCCCCCTACCAAAATAACTACCCGAAACTTGGCGAACACTTTAAAGTTGTCACAGTGGATGATCCTCCAGAGAATTGCTTGCATTTCTCGGTGATCTCGGAGGCCAACGAGACGGAGCTTCCGGAGGTGGTGATCGATCCGGAGGACCCAGTAGCGTTACCATTTTCTTCGGGGACGACGGGGCTGCCCAAGGGTGTGATTCTAACGCACAAGAGCTTGATCACCAGCGTGGCCCAGCAGGTGGACGGGGAGAATCCAAACCTGTACTTGAAGGAAGACGACGTGGTACTGTGCGTGCTGCCGCTGTTTCACATATACTCGCTGAACAGTGTGATGCTGTGCTCGCTGAGAGCAGGGGCGGCAGTGCTGGTGATGCACAAGTTTGAGATTGGGACACTGCTGGAGCTGATACAGCGGTACCGGGTGTCGGTGGCGGCGGTGGTGCCACCGCTGGTGATAGCATTGGCGAAGAATCCAATGGTGGCGCAGTTCGACCTGAGCTCGATTAGAGTGGTGTTGTCGGGAGCGGCGCCGCTGGGAAAGGAGTTGGAGGAGGCGCTCAAGAGCCGAGTCCCTCAGGCAGTCTTGGGTCAG GGATATGGGATGACTGAAGCAGGGCCGGTGCTATCGATGTGCTTGGCATTCGCAAAGGAACCGTTGCCAACCAAGTCAGGGTCATGCGGGACGGTGGTTAGAAATGCAGAGCTCAAGGTCATTGACGCTGAAACTGGTTGCTCCCTTGGCTACAACCAACCCGGCGAGATTTGCATCCGCGGCTCTCAAATCATGAAAG GGTATTTGAATGATGCGGAGGCAACGGCAACGACGGTGGATAAGGAGGGGTGGCTTCACACTGGTGACGTGGGTTAtgtggatgatgatgaggaggtTTTTATTGTGGACAGAGTGAAGGAGCTCATCAAATTCAAAGGCTTTCAA GTGCCACCAGCTGAGCTGGAGTCCCTACTTGTGAGCCACCCATCCATTGCAGATGCAGCCGTTGTTCC GCAAAAAGATGAGGCTGCTGGTGAAGTTCCTGTTGCATTTGTGGTTCGATCCAATGGTCTTCAACTTACTGAAGAGGCTGTAAAAGAATTTATAGCAAAACAG GTGGTGTTTTACAAGAGACTGCACAAGGTGTACTTTGTCCATGCCATTCCAAAGTCTCCCTCTGGAAAGATATTGAGAAAAGACCTGAGAGCCAAGCTGGCCACACCAACCCCATTGGCCTAA